The Sesamum indicum cultivar Zhongzhi No. 13 linkage group LG6, S_indicum_v1.0, whole genome shotgun sequence genomic interval gtgtgtatgtgtgggcGCCCTCGCGCTCAGGGACGTGGTCATGGAGGAATGGGAGTAAAGATGTACATACTTTTCTTGTCCGGGGGAAAGATTTATCAAATGAAGCCGGACGAGGTACTAAAACTTAAGCATTATCGATTAATCAAACAGCTTAATTGCATTTACCATTCTGTACAAGGACAGTAAATATAAGGGTGACAAATAGTAACTCGgaattgattgtttttttGGCAATTGCAAGACTTTGgccatcaaatttttaaaagtgacTGATAGagctttttaaattgaaaaaaaaaattgactggGCATGTCCCAAAAACACCCTGCCACATAAGCACtgacatgaaaaaaaataataaaattacttttgaatttatattatgtatataattataaattattaaaataaagttagtatataatataaatttcaaaaaaaaaattaaccccTCCACCCAGCAGGGGGTGATGCTGCCCCAGCAGATGGGGGTAAACGACATAGCAGCACAgctataaatttcaaaaaaaaaattaaccccTCCACCCAGCAGGGGGTGATGCTGCCCCAGCAGATGGGGGTAAACGACATAGCCCCTCAGCACAGCTGGGCGATAGCAACGTTGCCAACTATGCTCGAGGAACGGGGACGGGGAGGGCGGCATCAAAGAAAGGGGCGAGGGTGGCGAGAGCTAGGGGCtagttttttgtttaaatttacattatataaaaaaataaattttattttttataatttatttactaattatattttgatataattttatgtatttctatttttttattgtatcgataatatatttaaattatttttttaaaactgaTCTATTGAGTTATATATCTTATtctaattcataatatatttaaaagtgtgtaaacttatttattatatgtacgcAGAAATATCGATCATGCCATGTACAGCtagtataaaattttcaaagtttgCTTGTGTGGTTGAGGAGAGATTAAAGTCAGTAAAAAAAATCCCTCATAAAAAAGtgtttttcccatttttttcATGTCATTACTTATGTGGTAGGgagttttttcatttaaacGCTTATATggtaggaaaaagaaaagaaaatatcttaGTTCACTCAAATATAGTTTTTTGGTCTTGTAATAAGGTTAAAAATGCACaagtatcaaaattacaagaccaaaaatatatttaagcctATCTTAATTGGCAGTTGgttttttatacaattccatatCAGCAAAAGGCCCCCCAAAAGAACTCCTAATTTTTGCCCACGTAATCAATTTCCAgctacttttaaaaatttgatggcCAAAGTCCTGTAactgccaaaaaaatatttaattctagagTATTATTTGTCACTCCTATATTTAGGATCCCTATTTTACAACCATTCTAATATACGGGacaataaatatgattaaaccTTAATTAAACTCTACAGAAAATTGTCGTGTAGAGTGAAGTAATGAAGTAATGAAGTAATGAAGTTGCCTTTGTAATGGTTGCAGGTGATTACATGAAGTTATTGCCTCAACCATGTGTGCAAAATGATGCATTAGAACCGGAAGCCCTTGATGAGGTTCTCAACAACTTTCATGCGTGTGtctatacatataattttaggtAAGACATATTGAACTAGTAAATATATACTCTTAATCTCCAGGATTTGCCTGTTTTGGAGAATAGCAAGATAGAAGAGTCCATCGACTACGTTAAACAGATGTTGGGTTCAATGGATGATGGACGAATAAGTGTGTCAGCCTATGATACGGCATGGATTGCCCTTATTCGAGACCTTCAAGGGCGTGATATTCCTCAATTTCCTTCCAGTCTTGACTGGATTTCAAATAACCAACTCTCTGATGGATCATGGGGGGATGAACAATTTTTCTTGGCATATGACCGGCTACTTAATACGCTAGCGTGTGTAGTTGCATTGACAACATGGAAAATTCATGCTGATATGATCCAAAAAGGTATATATCTTTCAGAACATTGAAAATTGGGTAAACATTTGCACTTCTCTTCAATTCGATAAATTCGACCTGCTGACATAAAAATGTGCtcttcatatttatatacgtaTACAGGACTATCGTTTATTAAGGAGAATGTATGTAAGCTTGAAGAAAGCAATGCTGAGCACATGACTTGTGGATTTGAAGTTGTGTTTCCTGCCCTTCTGCAGAGAGCTAGAGATTTGGGCATCCTTGGTATCCCATATGATGCTCCAGTCATACGACAGATCTGTGTTGTAAGAGATCGAAAGATGGAAAGGTTAGCACTTGTTGATGTTGACTGTAATATGATtccatgtatgtatatgtatacttcaatttgtttctttcttagtAAAAAGGAAGACATTTTCAAGTTCCCCTAATTGGGAATAAACTTTGATGCCATGCTCCTGTTTGATCGATAGGGCGCCTATAGAACTGATGCACAACGTACCGACATGTCTACTATACAACTTGGAAGGACTGGAAAACCTGGAGTTGGAGTGGCCAAAATTACTGAAGCTGCAGACACCAAAAGGGACATTTTTGACTTCCCCAGCGGCTACTTCCTTTGCAGTCATGGAGACtaaggatgaaaattgcatCACATTTATCAACTATGTTGTGAATAAGTTCAACGGAGGAGGTAAAAAACATCGACCATCTTATCGTCCATATGTAAGTAAGCCTTGGTAGTCAGACTTTTCCCTTTCTGACTAAGGTAGTACTATATTTCAGCACCAACGGTATATCCTGTGGACATTTTTGCACGGCTTTGGGCAGTGGATCGGCTGCAACGCCTTGGAATTTCCCGTTTCTTTGCACCAGAAATCAAGAACTGTTTGGATCACGTTTATAGGTATGTATAGTACCCGGCAATCAAATTAGTCATCagaataattatgtatacatCCCTAAACAACGaccattttatataaaatatgtacttatattatttgaagaaTTATGTAAACATATATCTCTGTTGATGATGTACCCatggaaaatatttctgaTTAATTGAGAATCAGTTCCTGATGATGCTGTTGAATTGCAGATTCTGGACAGAGAAAGGCTCGTTTAGTGCAAGAGAGTCTGAATTTTGCGACATTGACTGTACATCCATGGGTTTCAGACTTCTAAGATTGCATGGATATAATATTAGCCCAAGTGCGTACTACTTATAACATTTCTGCAAGTTTTTATTTACGACAGTTGAGTCTCCTGGAAAATTAAACATAGAACTGTTGAATTACACATGTACATATGTTGTAATGACAGATGCGTTAAGCAACTTCAAGAAGGATGATGAGTTCACATGCTATGTTGGTCAAGGATTTGAATCTCCATCTCCAATCATTAATCTCTATAGGGCGTCTCAGGTCCTATTTCCAGGGGAAACTATTCTTGAACAAGCCAGGCAGTTTTCTTACAATTTTCTACGAGAAAGGCTGCGAAAAAATCAGCTTCTAGATAAATGGTTAATATCCAAACACCTTCCTGATgaggtaattaattaactactaATTACtggtaaagaaaaaaaatgctgTTAgctcaataatttatttacaacaGATAAAGTGTGGGGTAGAGATGCCCTGGTATGCAACCCTACCCCGCGTGGAGACCCGCTTTTATGTTCAGAATTACGGCGTTGATGACATATGGATCGGCAAATCATTGTACaggtataaattaatgtatgaTAATGTAGCCACTGTTGATGTAGTCGTGCTCATGTCCATATAAACTTTACCTCAACTCAATCACAGGATGCCGGAAATTAATAATGAGGCCTATCTGGAGCTGGCAAAGTTAGATTACAACAAATGTCAGGCACAACACCAGATGGAATGGAACCGTATGGAACAGTACGTAATAATGTGTACTTCCTTTGATCATGATAGTTTATGTTGATTAACGATGCATTTTTTATTGCGATTGCGCAGATGGTATGAAGATTCCGGTCTTGAAGAATTTGGGATAAGCAAGAAGGAACTTCTGCTGTACTATTTCTTGGCCAGTGCGAGCATATTTGAACCAGAGAGGTCAGGAGAAAGATCTGCCTGGGTTAAGTCCCAGACTGTTTGCACCCTTCTTTCATCCTGTTATTTCAGTAAAGAAGAAGCTGAATCCTCAGAGCAAAGCATTGAATTCGGAAATGGACAACCGAGAAACTGGTAAATATCACGCTCTTTCAACTGTAGCCTACAATAATATAGGTCCAGGACTTATTCTTTCCTCCATGTTTATAACTAAGTCCTTAATCATATTGTTTTATTCCAGGGGACACGGTTGTAAGTATGTAAAAGGACTCATTACAATCTTGTTTGAAACACTAAGGGACCTCAAGAGCCATGCACAAGAACGCACTGGCAGAGACATCAGTAACCTATTACTTGATGCTGTGAGCTAACccgaaacacacacacacgcagaGCACACAGGTGAAGTTTGCTATAGTTGAAAATAGTCTTGatgtgaaataattttttacagtGGGGTGTATGGTTAAACAAGCAACGCCGAGGAGATGATGAAATCCAAGCAGCAGAGCTGCTAGTTTCGACAATAAACATTTGTTCTGGGTACATTGTCTCTGAGGAGACATTGTTCAAAAACGAATACAACACTCTATCTGACCTCACCAACAAGATCTGTTGCCGACTTCGACAGCTCGAAAAGGAAAACGTGGGACAAATTGAATTTCTtctcttattaaaaaaaaaatgattcttTTGTATGAATGTGTTCTTTGTAGCTCCTAAGATCGTGCACTTGCCTTACCATGTTCGTACTTTGGGTAAATTCATATACAGGTGAGCGGCATGGAATGGAACAAAGAGAGGAATTGTTTCAGTAAGTACGTGGAAATTGAGAAGGACATGCAGTTGCTGGTGAAGTTAGTCCTGCAGGAATCCTCCAATGGCATAAGTAAAGATATAAAGCAAACATTTCTAATGGTTGCCAAAACCTTTTACTATAGGGCCTATTTTGCTACTGAACAAATTGACAAGCATGTCTCCAAAGTACTCTTCCACCCAGTTTTGTAATTCTTCCCACAACTTTTGCATATCCATTAGTTGTCAGTGAATGAAATCTACTGCAACATGGAGAACTGTCTATGGTTTCTATGGCAAAGCAGGTCTTTGTCggctatatatttatgtgctTAGCTCAGATCATCTTCACAGTAACATTTTCATGCTATCCCAATGTCGGTAAATCATACATAATCATGTTAAAAAGATATACAGACGCTTGAACTCAATTATAACAGATATTCTGGCCAAAAATTTACTAGCACCTGTTGTTTTGCCAGTGAGATTCAGGAGAAATACATCATTTTGAAGAATAACAATAAGGCTAAAGTTCATCAAAGAAGAACAGTATATATGATTGCCACCAACAATACCAGCAGTGGCACTGATCTTGCTCCGGGAAGTCCCTATCTATCACTATAACCATCAGAATTCAATTTTGTCTGGAGGAGAAGTTAGTAAAGTGGAATACCTCCACCAGAATACTCCACCTCCTGTATATGGAAAAAGCCACATAACAGTCGAGTCAATAGAGCTATAAAAGTGTAACCTTTAGTGGATGCAGTTATTTTCTCTTCATATAGTTTGTAAACGCACTAAAAGCTAATAGAAATGATCAGTCTTTGCGTggtgaaaataaattcaacagTAAACAATATAAGAAAGTTGCTTAATTTTGCAGAAACACATGCAACACCAGGAAATTTCGTAAGGATTTCTCCctcaaattcttatttttcagCTTAGCAGCAAGATATcagacaatatatatatgttttgcaAATATTTGGATAACAAATTCAGTTTTCATGGGTAATTCTCCAAGATTTCATCTCTTCGGAGCTTCCACAATAAACAAGTTCAAGATTTTTTCCCCTCCACTTTCCGCTGTTGTTTTCTGTGAGCATATGATTTATAGTATAGGAAATATTTTATCGGTTAAATACAGCCCCATGCAGCCAGGCTTCTTATGGACATTTATTAACTCAGTTTTTCTACTCCAAGTTTCAACCTCCAGCACACGaacaaaaagtcaaaattagAATCATTAAATAAGAATATGATCATCAAACCTGAGGAGGCGGCAAGGATGAAACCCAATCTGATACATGAGTTGGAAGAAGACCCAATGTGTTAAGCTGCCAACAACAAATAACACTTGTAAGGTTTCTACAAGTTCTTTGTAATACTAAGCAAAGATTTAAAAACAACTTCTAAAAGGATCAGGAAACCAACCTTCCAGATGCCCATTCCTAGGCCTACCAAATTAAGGGCGATAAATACTAATTTAGGCACCAGGAGATCCACTTTATTGTCCTTGTAAGGCTCAAACACTACATATCAATGCAACGGCAATCAGCATACttaaattacatgaaatttaAGAAACAACATGGAAACTTCTAAACATATAACAATCATGATCCCCGTAAGCTGATAATTCATGTATACTAgaattaattgaaaagaatGGCAGCAAGTGAAATCTTTGTTAAGCATTACACAACATCTAAACGAATATGCAGTGGTGAATCAGAGGGGTGTttagtgaaataaaatagtaacagcccacaagaaaattgaagacctaatatataacaatagaGATTAACATAAGTACGGGACAAGCACACTTGCATAAAACAGCATATGAGGAAGAGACcataaacaatatatataggtaTAATGAAACAGCTCCGTGGAGTTAACAACTCTAATACTATTTTCGGATTGCACCCTACATGTGGTGCGATTAAGTGCATACATGAAGCACATGATATATACTTCTTAAgcttttatattataagttaGATGTCAAGCGGCAAAAAGAAACTAGAACCTCCTAAAGACAATGAGAGAACAATTAACCATAACTGGAGTTAGCAACTCACTTCATAAAAGTGAAATGGAAATTGACAAAAGAGGGGGCAAAAAGAAGAAGTGAAgagattaaattaaagttaataCTCACCTTTGCCAACCCCTCGAAGCGCATTTATTGGCTGCAAAAGAGCTGAAAATGTTATACCAATGCTAAACAGATGAACTGTGCTTCCAGCCATCCACATCATGAAGGCCATCATGAACAGATTCTTAAAAGGTGCTTGTGCGACCTCCCATGCTTTCTGTTTGCACAAATCAACATAAAATGGATATAAAGCAATCAAAGAACTAAATCTCAATCAAGAACTTTAACAGAGGTCCCAAAAGATAAACACAACCTTCTTAACACTCAATGCACTACAACAAAACCACACTATCAACATTCTTAGAGAAAATTGAAGATAAACCCATCACAAGGCTCATTGTAGCAGCTTCTCTATCCAGTTCGAAACCCAACAGATAACAAGAAGAATCAAACTTGCAGAAACACACCCTGGGCAGTACAGGGATTAGGCGTTTCTATGTCCAAAATGACtcttttaacaaatatttaaggaaaaagaaatgagaTTCTTCTGCTATCACTACTTTCTTGAGCAGAAGTAGGTTACGAACTATCACCCTTGCATCTCAAAGAAAGTTGTCACCACTTTCAATAAGATTGTACACGGAAGAATCTACTGAGTTACGTTAAATTCACGAAACATAACCACGTCTAGACAAACATTCGACTTCTCATCAATTGAGAACACATGTCggagaaaaaattaaaccaaatcaAGCCTATGAAACAAGCCACAACACGGCGTAATATTAACCTGGGCTTTCCAATTGGCTTCAGCGTCTTTCTTCTGTTTGCTCACGGCCGAATCATCCTAAGCAAAAGACCAACAATTCCAGTCACAACCAAAATTGTCCAGCCAAGTCCAAACGCcgttaatccaaacatacctGTTCTTGAGATGCTCGAGTGAAACCCGGGGGGTCAAGAATATCGCGCGACGAATGCGACGTAGAATTGTCCGTGAATTCCACGGCCCATCGGCGGCCGGAGCCCATCACCGCTTTGCCTTTGTCCATCAATATCCGTAACGGTtcgaataaaaattaatacgatCTCATACACACTCAACTTGTCCGCCGTGTAGTTTCAGCGAGTGGATCTTATTACGCCGGCAGAGGGTCAAAAGATTATCTAATGATGTCTATAGCATATAGTGCCTAATGAATTCGACCCTATTTACAATTAAGATTTCAGAAAAGTGAAACCTTTACCAAAAGGGGTGTTTGGTTCCGGACAAAAATAGAACACTTATGTCTTTTCTTATCCTTCTATTCTTTCCTCATTGACCTTCTTTGGTTAATTATGTTGTCAAGAATAAGTACCTGAATACAAGCGACTGAACAATAATTTCTTGTACAACAAATAAGAAATCTGATGACATTTATGTTAAACgacaaaggaaaagagaatAAGACGATATTACATGTTGGTAACTTTAAACTCTCCAATTCGAGAGTACGAATTTCAAGAATATCTGTACTTGTGTGCTATCACACTCGTGTTTTAAAACAGCATTTCACAAGTTAAAGCTATGAAGAATTATGATACAATGTACGTTTATACAATTCTTGGTACAATCTTTACAGACAGCTGGTTATATGGAAGTGtgt includes:
- the LOC105164878 gene encoding copal-8-ol diphosphate hydratase, chloroplastic-like isoform X1 — protein: MSTLPTPQLSFPHVFRCKSVSSRRRRFLACELCNRTWSWRNGSKDVHTFLVRGKDLSNEAGRGDYMKLLPQPCVQNDALEPEALDEDLPVLENSKIEESIDYVKQMLGSMDDGRISVSAYDTAWIALIRDLQGRDIPQFPSSLDWISNNQLSDGSWGDEQFFLAYDRLLNTLACVVALTTWKIHADMIQKGLSFIKENVCKLEESNAEHMTCGFEVVFPALLQRARDLGILGIPYDAPVIRQICVVRDRKMERAPIELMHNVPTCLLYNLEGLENLELEWPKLLKLQTPKGTFLTSPAATSFAVMETKDENCITFINYVVNKFNGGAPTVYPVDIFARLWAVDRLQRLGISRFFAPEIKNCLDHVYRFWTEKGSFSARESEFCDIDCTSMGFRLLRLHGYNISPNALSNFKKDDEFTCYVGQGFESPSPIINLYRASQVLFPGETILEQARQFSYNFLRERLRKNQLLDKWLISKHLPDEIKCGVEMPWYATLPRVETRFYVQNYGVDDIWIGKSLYRMPEINNEAYLELAKLDYNKCQAQHQMEWNRMEQWYEDSGLEEFGISKKELLLYYFLASASIFEPERSGERSAWVKSQTVCTLLSSCYFSKEEAESSEQSIEFGNGQPRNWGHGCKYVKGLITILFETLRDLKSHAQERTGRDISNLLLDAWGVWLNKQRRGDDEIQAAELLVSTINICSGYIVSEETLFKNEYNTLSDLTNKICCRLRQLEKENVSGMEWNKERNCFSKYVEIEKDMQLLVKLVLQESSNGISKDIKQTFLMVAKTFYYRAYFATEQIDKHVSKVLFHPVL
- the LOC105164878 gene encoding ent-copalyl diphosphate synthase, chloroplastic-like isoform X3, with amino-acid sequence MSTLPTPQLSFPHVFRCKSVSSRRRRFLACELCNRTWSWRNGSKDVHTFLVRGKDLSNEAGRGDYMKLLPQPCVQNDALEPEALDEDLPVLENSKIEESIDYVKQMLGSMDDGRISVSAYDTAWIALIRDLQGRDIPQFPSSLDWISNNQLSDGSWGDEQFFLAYDRLLNTLACVVALTTWKIHADMIQKGLSFIKENVCKLEESNAEHMTCGFEVVFPALLQRARDLGILGIPYDAPVIRQICVVRDRKMERAPIELMHNVPTCLLYNLEGLENLELEWPKLLKLQTPKGTFLTSPAATSFAVMETKDENCITFINYVVNKFNGGAPTVYPVDIFARLWAVDRLQRLGISRFFAPEIKNCLDHVYRFWTEKGSFSARESEFCDIDCTSMGFRLLRLHGYNISPNALSNFKKDDEFTCYVGQGFESPSPIINLYRASQVLFPGETILEQARQFSYNFLRERLRKNQLLDKWLISKHLPDEIKCGVEMPWYATLPRVETRFYVQNYGVDDIWIGKSLYRMPEINNEAYLELAKLDYNKCQAQHQMEWNRMEQWYEDSGLEEFGISKKELLLYYFLASASIFEPERSGERSAWVKSQTVCTLLSSCYFSKEEAESSEQSIEFGNGQPRNWGHGCKYVKGLITILFETLRDLKSHAQERTGRDISNLLLDAVS
- the LOC105164878 gene encoding copal-8-ol diphosphate hydratase, chloroplastic-like isoform X2 — its product is MSTLPTPQLSFPHVFRCKSVSSRRRRFLACELCNRDYMKLLPQPCVQNDALEPEALDEDLPVLENSKIEESIDYVKQMLGSMDDGRISVSAYDTAWIALIRDLQGRDIPQFPSSLDWISNNQLSDGSWGDEQFFLAYDRLLNTLACVVALTTWKIHADMIQKGLSFIKENVCKLEESNAEHMTCGFEVVFPALLQRARDLGILGIPYDAPVIRQICVVRDRKMERAPIELMHNVPTCLLYNLEGLENLELEWPKLLKLQTPKGTFLTSPAATSFAVMETKDENCITFINYVVNKFNGGAPTVYPVDIFARLWAVDRLQRLGISRFFAPEIKNCLDHVYRFWTEKGSFSARESEFCDIDCTSMGFRLLRLHGYNISPNALSNFKKDDEFTCYVGQGFESPSPIINLYRASQVLFPGETILEQARQFSYNFLRERLRKNQLLDKWLISKHLPDEIKCGVEMPWYATLPRVETRFYVQNYGVDDIWIGKSLYRMPEINNEAYLELAKLDYNKCQAQHQMEWNRMEQWYEDSGLEEFGISKKELLLYYFLASASIFEPERSGERSAWVKSQTVCTLLSSCYFSKEEAESSEQSIEFGNGQPRNWGHGCKYVKGLITILFETLRDLKSHAQERTGRDISNLLLDAWGVWLNKQRRGDDEIQAAELLVSTINICSGYIVSEETLFKNEYNTLSDLTNKICCRLRQLEKENVSGMEWNKERNCFSKYVEIEKDMQLLVKLVLQESSNGISKDIKQTFLMVAKTFYYRAYFATEQIDKHVSKVLFHPVL
- the LOC105164879 gene encoding ER membrane protein complex subunit 4 — protein: MDKGKAVMGSGRRWAVEFTDNSTSHSSRDILDPPGFTRASQEQDDSAVSKQKKDAEANWKAQKAWEVAQAPFKNLFMMAFMMWMAGSTVHLFSIGITFSALLQPINALRGVGKVFEPYKDNKVDLLVPKLVFIALNLVGLGMGIWKLNTLGLLPTHVSDWVSSLPPPQEVEYSGGGIPLY